Genomic DNA from Anaerolineae bacterium:
CGGTGCGACGCGTAGCTCAGGCTGAGGTACCGCTGCCCTACAATCGCCGATTGGAGCAGATGGCACTGCCCCAAGTCGAAGATGTGATCCGCGCGGTCAAGGACGTGATGTATCTGTAGTTAAGTCGTTGCAGCTTGCCGTATTTCTCGGCGCCTTGTTAACCCGATTCCGCAAAGGAGTGATCTCTGTGGCTGAGTTGATCCTCATGCCCAAACTGGGCTTCGATATGGCAGAGGGGACCCTGATTGAGTGGGTCAAAAAGGCTGGCGATCCAGTCGCTGAGAACGAGGTGATTGCCATTATTGAGACAGACAAAGCTAGCGTGGAGGTGCCCTCGTTCCGCTCAGGCGTGCTGCGCGCGCTTTTGGTCGAAGAGGGAACGGTCGTCCCTGTCGGTCAGCCCATCGCTGTGATTGGCGCGGCCGACGAAAAGATAGATCTGGCGGCATTAGGGGTGGAGAAAGCTGTTCCTGAGGAAGAGCGCGAAGCGGCGGCGATAGCAGTGGCCGTCGCGCCAGTTTCAGAGCCTTCACCACCGGCCGAGGCCGGCCGGCGCGCCATTTCCCCTGTGGCACGCCGTATGGCTGAGGAGCTGGGGATAGATCTGAACCGGATACGTGGCAGCGGGCCGGGCGGGCGAATCATCAAGCGGGACATCGAAGAGCATTTGAAGCAACTCGAGCAAGCGCCTAGGCCAGCCCCACCGCCGCCGATCCCAATCCCCTCAGCCGCGCCCGCAGAGGAGGGGTACCAGGTTGAGCCTCTATCGCCAATGCGACAGACGATCGGCCGGCGGATGGTCGAGAGCAAGCAGCAGGCGCCTCACTTCTACATCACCATCGAAGTGGATATGGAGGCGGCGATGGCGCTACGCGAGCAGCTCAACGCGCTGCTGCCAGAAGGGGAGAAGATCTCGGTAAACGATCTAGTGATCAAGGCGGCGGCCATTGCGCTAAGACAGTTTCCGCGTCTCAACGCCTCCTTTGCTGGCAACGAGATCCATATCCATCATCAGATCAACATCGGGATTGCCGTGGCCCGTGAGGCCGGACTGGTGACCACGGTGGTTCGGGATTGCGACAAGAAATCGCTCTCGCAGATCGCTCGTGAGGCGCGCGAGCTGATCGGCCGGGCCCGCGAGGGGAAGATGCGGGCGGAGGACATGGTCGGTGGCACCTTTACCGTCAGTAACTTGGGCATGTTCGGGGTCGAGGATTTCGTCGCCATCATCAATCCGCCGCAGGCGGCTATCCTGGCGGTGGGCGCAGTCCGGCGCGTGCCAGTGGTAAACGACCAGGATCAACTGAGGGTGGGCACACGCATGAAGGCCACCCTTTCGGCCGATCATCGGGTGACGGATGGGGCGGAAGCTGCTCGCTTTCTGCAAGCTTTCAAGGCTGCCTTAGAGCAACCGATGCGGCTAGTGCTGTAGCTGTATCACTTCCGCAGGAGGACTAAATGTACCGGAGGGTCTTTAATTTCAGTGCCGGCCCTGCTGTGCTGCCGCTGCCGGTGCTGGAACGGGCTCGCGAGGAGCTGCTGAACTTCGAAGGCTGCGGGATGTCGGTTCTGGAGATGAGCCATCGCTCGAAGGAGTTCGAATCCATCTTGGCCAGAGCCGAAAGTGGCTTGCGCCAGAACATGGGGATCTCAGATGACTACGCGGTGCTTTTCCTACAGGGCGGCGCCAGCCTTCAGTTCGCTATGGTCCCGATGAATCTGTACATCCCAGGAAAGCCTGTAGACGTGCTCCATACGGGGGCCTGGTCGGGAAAGGCCATCGAGGAACTGCAGAAGTTGGCCGAATACCGGATCGCCGCTTCGACAGAGTCGGAACGGTTCCGCCGCTTGCCCCGTCCGGAGGAGATCCATCTCAATCCGGATGCCTCGTACGTCTATATGGTCTCGAACAACACGATTTTCGGCACCCAGTGGCGCGAGTTCCCCAATACCGGAGATGTGCCGTTGGTGGCGGATATGTCCTCGGACATTCTGTCACGGGTGATAGACGTGTCGCGGTTTGGCTTGATCTTTGCTGGCGCCCAGAAGAATCTGGGGCCTGCCGGCGTCACCGTGGTGATCATCCGAAAGGACCTGGCTGAACGGGCCAGCCATCAACTCCCGACGATGTTGCAATACCGGACGCACATCAAGCACAACTCGCTGTACAACACCCCCCCAACCTTTGCCATCTACATCGTATGGCTGGTGATGGAGTGGGTTCAGGCCGAGGGGGGGCTTGCCGTCATCGAGCGGCGAAACGAGGAGAAGGCCCAACTCTTGTACAATGCCATTGACCACAGCGAGTTTTATTACTGCCCCGTGGAAAAGCAGGATCGCTCACGCATGAACGTGATCTTGCGCATTCGCGGCGACAACGAGGAGCTAGAGAGCCGGTTTGCCCAGGAGGCGAAGGCGGCCGGCCTCACCGACTTAAAAGGCCATCGCTCAGTTGGGGGGCTGCGCGCTTCGATCTACAACGCGCAGCCGATCGAGGGGGTAAAAGCGTTGATCGAGTTCATGCGCGAGTTTGAGCGGAAATACGGGTGAGGAGAATGTTACCGCTTCCAAGCCTTTTCACCGTGCAATTGCGGTGTCACGATCGGCGGTAGCTCTCTTCATGTCTAGCCGCCGAGCACGCGGAGGGCGCAGAGAGCATTTTACTTTTCTTGCCGCTGGAAGCAAGCGTAGCACTGTACGGTTAAGAAAAAGGGCCGGATCCTGCCGCCAGCGGGATCCGGCCCAAGCATTCTCAGCCTCGTAAAGTCGTGAGAAACTCAATTTGCCCTTAAACGCGGGCGAAATTTATAGCCGTACACGATCTGCCCTTCAGGGCCTTCCTCGGTCAGCTTACGGGTCACCATCTCTACCGGCATGCCGATATGCACCTCGTCTGGATGCACGTCGGTGAGCTGAGCGGTCACCATGGGCCCTTCCTCCAACTTGATCAGGGCTACCGTGTACGGGAGATACGCTTCATAGCCCTGTGGGCCATCATACATGACAGAATAGGAGTAAACCTGGCCCCGCCCACTCAGCATATAGGATGTTTGAGCCGACTCCGCACAGTGGGGACAGGTGTCCCTGGGCGGGAACAAGGCGTTTCCACAGCGTTCACAGCGCTCTCCCACTAATCGGTAACGTTGCTGTCGGATTCGCCAGTTCCTAGGTATATGGACAACCATAGAGCCTCCTCGAGCACAAGCTAGGCCCATTGTATCCATATCCCGCTCTCACGAACTATCAATCTGTGCATCCTTCCTGTCTGCCTGCTACATTTGATAGTTTTTGACAGTGGAGCAGCACCTTGTCGGATACAGGCCAGCTTGCAGGTGTCACGGCCGATAGAGAGCTGGTCAATCGGCGGCTTCCAAGATGTGTGTGATCACTGTGGCGCCGCTGCCGCCGATGTTCTGAGCCATCCCCAGCCGAGCCGATGGAAGCTGGTTGGGGCCGGCGCGGCCGGTGAGCTGCTGTACTATTTCCACGATCTGGTAAACACCCGTCGCCCCCACGGGGTGTCCCCGCGCTTTTAGCCCGCCCATGGTTGAGATCGGGATGCGCCCCTCCAGGGTGATGTCACCGTTCATCGCCAGGCGCACCCCCTCACCACGCCGGGCGAAGCCGGCCGCCTCCAAAGACAGCGCCGCCATGATGCTGAAGGCGTCGTGCAGCTCAAACAGGTCAATGTCGGCGGGCGTCACCTGAGCCTGCGCATAGGCCTTCTGGCACGATAGAAAGGCCGCCTCCAAGAAGAGCGGGTCCCGCCGATCGTGGATGGCTACTGAGTCGGTGGCGATGGCCGAGCCGATGATACGCGCGATCCCGTGAGCCTGTCGCGCCCGTCGAGCCACCTCGCTGTCGGCAGGGGCCAGCACTACAGCGGCAGCCCCGTCGCAGACAGGGGATGAGTCGAGCAGGTTGATGGGATCAGCAATCATAGCTGCCTGCTGATATGCCTCCACCGTGATCGGCCTGGGGAACATGGCGTTGGGGTTGCCGACAGCGTTGTGATGTGCATTCACCGCAAATCCAGCGAACGCATCATGGGGCACGCGAAACTCGTGCATATACCGGCGCATCAGCATCGCGTTCAGCGCTACAAACGAGATCCCCTGGCCAGCCTCGTACTCTTGATCCGCCGCCATCGCCAGGGCAGAGGTGATCACTTCCGATGGGCTATCCGTCATCTTCTCCACCCCCGCCACCACCACTACATCGTGTATTCCGCCGGCGACGGCGATGTAGCCCATGCGCAGAGCAGCTGCGCCGGAGCCGCAGGCCGCTTCGATTTTGACCGCTTCCACTCCACGCAATCCCACGAAATCCGCGATTAGGGCTCCCAGGTGTTCTTGGCCGACTAACTCGCCGGAAAGCATATTCCCTACATACAACGCGTCGGGCCGCTCAACCCCTGCATCGTGCAAAGCCGCTCTCACTGCGTCATGGGCCAGATGCCGCAACGAGCGGTCCCAATGTTCGCCCACTGGCGTCTGGCCGATGCCGATAATCGCTACGTCCCGCATTCCTAACCTCTACCCGCTATAATTCACTGATGGGCTTCTGCAGGCTAGCTCATCAGCAGCTTGCCCCGAAAGCGGGCATACCTCGCGTAGTTGATGACTTGTCGCCGTTTGATATACTCTCTCGTCAGCGGCGCCAGATGGCGTCGCGCCTCGATTTGCTCCGTCGCCACCCAGGAGAAGGCGTCGCTGCCGGCGCCAGAGCCGAAGCTGACCAGCAGGATGCGATCCCCTGGCTGCGCCTCGTCCAGCACGGCCGAGAGCCCTAACAGCGAGGAACCAGCGTAGGCGTTACCGATGCGTCCCACCAGTAGCCCCGCCTCAATCTGCTCCCGTCGGAATCCTAGCATCTGCGCGACACGCTGTGGGAACTTAACATTGGGCTGATGGAACACAGCATATCGGAAGTCGGCCGGCTGCAAACCCATCTCGTCGAGCAGTTGGCGGGCTGCCGAGATGATGTGGTGAAAGTAAGCTGGTTCACCTGTGAAACGTTGACCGTGGCTGGGATAGCGGGCGTGAGGTCGCCGCCAGAAGTCTGAGGTATCAGTGACATAGGAGATGGAACCCTCACACACGGCCAGGCTTTCCTCCGCCGGGCCGATCACATAGGCTGCGCCGCCCGCGCCAGCGGTGTACTCCAACGCGTCACCCGGGCGCGCCTGTGCTGCGTCTGCGCCAATGCACAGCGCGTAGTCGGCCATGCCCGAGCCCACCAGCCCGATAGCCGCTTGAATCGCCTCGGTCCCCGCTTTACAGGCGAATTCCCAGTCAGCGGCTAAGGTGAATGGAACTGCGCCGATTGACTCGGCCACGATCGTTGCGGTAGGTTTGACCGCATAAGGGTGCGACTCGCTGCCCACCCACACGGCCCGAATTTGGGCGGGGTCTACGCAGGCGCGCGCCAATGCATTGCGCGCTGCCTCGATGGACATGGTCACCGTATCTTCGTCCAGCCCCGGCACTGCCTTCTCCTCGATAGGCAGGCTGCTCTGGCCGTCACTCCACACCTGGGCCACCTCTACTGCTGGCAGGCGATAGCGCGGCACATATGCTCCGTAGCCGACGATTCCCACACCTCGAACTGGTCTCAACATACCACAACCTCATCGTTAGTGAACCGGCGAGCAAACAAATCAGCGAATGGGCGAATCAGCACTCCTCACCTCCCTTGTCGTCCATCGTCTGCCCTTTGTCGTCGTTCTGCCAACAGCGCCTGCGCCCGATCCAGTCGGATGGCGCGCTCAGCTACCATCTGCTCAGCTACCCAGTCTACTTCGTCACCCATGGCGCCCGCGGCGATCGCTACTTGACGGGCGTGTAGCGCCATGTGGCCGCGCTGGATGCCTTCCGTTGCCAGGGCGCGCAGGGCGGCCAGATTTTGCGCTAGCCCCACCGAGGCCACCACTGCTGCCAGCTCGCGCGCACTTTGTACGCCCAGAATGCGCAGTGCTAAGCGCGCGCCCGGATGCGCGCGAGTAGCCCCGCCGACGATCCCTAACGCCAGCGGCATCTCCAGCCGGCCTACCAGATTCCCCTCGGCATCCTTCTCCCAGACGGAAAGAGGTCGATAGCGTCCATCCCGCGCCGCGTAGGCGTGCGCTCCAGCCTCAATGGCCCTCCAGTCGTTGCCTGTAGCCAACACAACGGCATCCACACCGTTCATGATGCCCTTGTTGTGCGTCGTTGCCCGATACGGGTCGGCGGCCGCCAGCGCATAGGCTTCTACGATGCGATCTACTACAGCCGGGCCCGGCAACGCGTTTGTCTCGAGGGCGTGAGCCGGCACCCTGCAGCGCGCCCGCGCCAGCCGCCGATCGGCCAGGTTGGACAGGATGCGCAAGTTGACACGACCGCCCGTGATCTCTTCCACGAGGGGAGCCAGGGCCTCGCAGGCGGTGTTGACCATGTTAGCGCCCATGGCGTCGCGGCAATCATACAATACATGCACTACCAACATCGGCCCCGCCGGGCTTTCTGGCACGATCCGGGCCTCTATATCGCGCGCGCCGCCGTGTAGGCTGACGATCACGGGATCGGTCTGGTTGGCTAAGTCCAGCAGGCGTTGTTTCTGAGCCAACACCGCCGCCCGCGCTGCCTCGACATCAGTCAACCCTAGCACCTGGATTTGCCCGATCATCAGCGATTCGTCGCTCTCCGCGAAGAAGCCACCGCCCTCACGGGCGAGCCTAGCCGCATAGCTCGCCCCTGCCACCACAGAGGGCTCCTCGATCACCATCGGGATCAAATAGTCCTTGCCATTGATCAGAAAGTTGACCGCGATGCCCATCGGCAAGGGATACAACCCGATCACGTTCTCGATCATCTTGTCGGCCTGAGAGAGCGCCAGGCTTCGTTCGAGCAGCGCAGCCTCTTCGGCGTCTAGTCCGGCCCATTCAGCTACGACGCGAGCCCTTGCCTCAGCGCTCAATCGGTAGAATCCGCTAATCCGGGATGATGGCACAGGCCCTCCACACAGAAAAGGCCCCGTCTATCGGAGCCTCTTTGGTCTGAGCGATTGTTTAGGATAGGGTTAATGTATCACACATCCGCTATCAAAATCTATCAGGCTACTTCCAATCCATCTCACGGCATGGGGCTCAGCGATTGCGTGATGATGCCGATCACCGTATACACGACGCCATTGGTGATCTGTGGGATCATCCCTAGCATCCCAGAGAGGGCTACACCCATCGCGAGCAAAGCGGCCGTCACCGGGGTTTCCCGCGGCGCGGGGCGCTGTCCTGGCACTGGTGTGGCCCAGAAGGCTTGCAAGAGACGCAGATATCCCAAGGCGACACCGAGCTGCCCGGCCACCACCAGCAATCCCCATCTCGGCTCGGTGAGGAGAAGAATCTGGATGAGCGCCCATCGCGGCGCGAACAAGGCTGTTAGCGGGAAGCCGGCCAACCCTAATCCGCCAACCATAATGCCGAGCGTCGTCCATAGCGATCGCCGCGCCTGTCCGCGCACCGAATCCCAATCATCTTGCACGGCGCGAGCGCGCAAACTAGCTAGGCCGTAAGCGCTCAGGAATAGGCTGATGGCGCGTCCCACGAAGAGGGCGGCTGCCATCCGCCATTCCAGCGGAGCGCCCAGGCTGAATCCGAGTAACAACACCCCCCAATCGTGCAGGGCGGCATAGGCCCATAGCCGCTGCACGCGTTCCGCTGAAAGCGCGCCGAGAGCCCCCCATAACAGCGTTATGAGCCCGCTAAAAGCTAGGATCCGGCTCACCTCGATATGCTCGACCAGCCACGGCCATGTGACAAAGATGGTCCACACCAGATGCAAAGTGGCGAGCTGCATACCCGTGATAAGGAACGCGCCCACTACCGGCGAAGCTCGCGTCAGAAGGGAGACAGATGGGGCGTGTAGTGGGACTGGGGCCAGCAGCAATAGCAGGGCCAGGCCTATGAGGCGCGCGGCCAATTGGATGTGCATCGCGTCATCCGTCTGATAGGTAGCCTCCTGGGCATGCCACGCAGCTAAGATCCCCAACGAGAACGCAATCAGTGGCCACCACATCTGGCGAAACGCCGCACGCGTGCCCATGGATCCGCCTCCCTGGATAACGAACACGGATAGGCAGCTCGCGGCCAGCAGCGCTGACAAGGCACCCGTAGGCGGCTGCACGATCACCGAACTCATCCATAGTGCCAGGATGATCAAGCCAATGGGGACGAAGATGGGCGCAGCCCGCTGAATCCAGGTGCCGGCGAAGGTCGCCAGCGCGATCAGCCCCAGCGCAGCCAGGATTGGGCGTTCTGCCTCAGTCACAGCCAGAGTATAGCCAAGCCCCGTCAAAGGTTGGCCGAGTAGAACTGCTCGACCTCCGATCAGCCTCACCTGGTCCAGAGGCCAGTATAAGCTGACGGCCACCAAGGCCACACCGATGAGACCCGCTGTGAGCGTCGAGAGGATTCCCCATCGCCGCAACGGATATGCCAGCACAGCCGCCAGCATGACCCCGCCCATGATCAGCGTAGGCCCCTCGATCACCTCTGATCCTCCCGAGTCTGGAAGACGCGCGTGTTAGCTCGTTGGGCGACGATCAGGTAAGCACAGGACAACCCTACCAACAGCTTCATCACCCCCGCTATGCCTTCCGTAACGACATTTCGCTCCAGGGCGGAGTAGTACAAGTGAAAGGCCTCCAGCCACCACAACAGCCCGATGCCTGCGGTGAGCACTTCATCGCTCAGCGCAAGGGCCAGCAGGCCCATAGCCGCCAGCCAGACGCACAAAATGCCTAAATCCGGTTCAAGCTCTTTCAACAGCGACCAGGGGCGGATGGAGAGGAGGAAAAGGGCCACCAAGATCACGACGATCAATCGTAAAGTGCTGTGGGCCGAAAGCGGTGGCCATCGCCATCGCAACCATCGTTCTGGCGATCTCCCCCATCGCGTGGCCTGGGCGGACAAGATCCACATGCCGGTCACCAACCCCCCTGTGACCATCCGCAGAAAAGCCCATTCGAGCGGCGAATGACGGGCGGCTAGGACGGCTAGCAACACCGATTGGGCTCCCATGCCCGCCACGATCAACCGCCAATTCGTCGCCACAATCATCAAAGTTGTGATCGCGATCAGGAGGAGCACACCGATCAACCCATCGAGAAGGGCAACGGAGGCATGGAGACGTTCTAAGAACGGAAGGAAGGGAAAGGGATTCATCCTTACCGGACCTCAAGGCCGCAGCAAGATCCAGAATAACAACAACGTCAGCAGCACCCAGCCCAAATACCCTTCGCCTTCAATGGTACGCAGCACGGCTTGCCAAAAGGCTTGCCACCCGCGCGTTCCGGTCT
This window encodes:
- a CDS encoding 2-oxo acid dehydrogenase subunit E2: MAELILMPKLGFDMAEGTLIEWVKKAGDPVAENEVIAIIETDKASVEVPSFRSGVLRALLVEEGTVVPVGQPIAVIGAADEKIDLAALGVEKAVPEEEREAAAIAVAVAPVSEPSPPAEAGRRAISPVARRMAEELGIDLNRIRGSGPGGRIIKRDIEEHLKQLEQAPRPAPPPPIPIPSAAPAEEGYQVEPLSPMRQTIGRRMVESKQQAPHFYITIEVDMEAAMALREQLNALLPEGEKISVNDLVIKAAAIALRQFPRLNASFAGNEIHIHHQINIGIAVAREAGLVTTVVRDCDKKSLSQIAREARELIGRAREGKMRAEDMVGGTFTVSNLGMFGVEDFVAIINPPQAAILAVGAVRRVPVVNDQDQLRVGTRMKATLSADHRVTDGAEAARFLQAFKAALEQPMRLVL
- a CDS encoding hydroxymethylglutaryl-CoA synthase — its product is MLRPVRGVGIVGYGAYVPRYRLPAVEVAQVWSDGQSSLPIEEKAVPGLDEDTVTMSIEAARNALARACVDPAQIRAVWVGSESHPYAVKPTATIVAESIGAVPFTLAADWEFACKAGTEAIQAAIGLVGSGMADYALCIGADAAQARPGDALEYTAGAGGAAYVIGPAEESLAVCEGSISYVTDTSDFWRRPHARYPSHGQRFTGEPAYFHHIISAARQLLDEMGLQPADFRYAVFHQPNVKFPQRVAQMLGFRREQIEAGLLVGRIGNAYAGSSLLGLSAVLDEAQPGDRILLVSFGSGAGSDAFSWVATEQIEARRHLAPLTREYIKRRQVINYARYARFRGKLLMS
- a CDS encoding hydroxymethylglutaryl-CoA reductase, degradative, encoding MPSSRISGFYRLSAEARARVVAEWAGLDAEEAALLERSLALSQADKMIENVIGLYPLPMGIAVNFLINGKDYLIPMVIEEPSVVAGASYAARLAREGGGFFAESDESLMIGQIQVLGLTDVEAARAAVLAQKQRLLDLANQTDPVIVSLHGGARDIEARIVPESPAGPMLVVHVLYDCRDAMGANMVNTACEALAPLVEEITGGRVNLRILSNLADRRLARARCRVPAHALETNALPGPAVVDRIVEAYALAAADPYRATTHNKGIMNGVDAVVLATGNDWRAIEAGAHAYAARDGRYRPLSVWEKDAEGNLVGRLEMPLALGIVGGATRAHPGARLALRILGVQSARELAAVVASVGLAQNLAALRALATEGIQRGHMALHARQVAIAAGAMGDEVDWVAEQMVAERAIRLDRAQALLAERRQRADDGRQGR
- a CDS encoding thiolase domain-containing protein gives rise to the protein MRDVAIIGIGQTPVGEHWDRSLRHLAHDAVRAALHDAGVERPDALYVGNMLSGELVGQEHLGALIADFVGLRGVEAVKIEAACGSGAAALRMGYIAVAGGIHDVVVVAGVEKMTDSPSEVITSALAMAADQEYEAGQGISFVALNAMLMRRYMHEFRVPHDAFAGFAVNAHHNAVGNPNAMFPRPITVEAYQQAAMIADPINLLDSSPVCDGAAAVVLAPADSEVARRARQAHGIARIIGSAIATDSVAIHDRRDPLFLEAAFLSCQKAYAQAQVTPADIDLFELHDAFSIMAALSLEAAGFARRGEGVRLAMNGDITLEGRIPISTMGGLKARGHPVGATGVYQIVEIVQQLTGRAGPNQLPSARLGMAQNIGGSGATVITHILEAAD
- a CDS encoding Zn-ribbon domain-containing OB-fold protein codes for the protein MVVHIPRNWRIRQQRYRLVGERCERCGNALFPPRDTCPHCAESAQTSYMLSGRGQVYSYSVMYDGPQGYEAYLPYTVALIKLEEGPMVTAQLTDVHPDEVHIGMPVEMVTRKLTEEGPEGQIVYGYKFRPRLRAN
- the serC gene encoding 3-phosphoserine/phosphohydroxythreonine transaminase; amino-acid sequence: MYRRVFNFSAGPAVLPLPVLERAREELLNFEGCGMSVLEMSHRSKEFESILARAESGLRQNMGISDDYAVLFLQGGASLQFAMVPMNLYIPGKPVDVLHTGAWSGKAIEELQKLAEYRIAASTESERFRRLPRPEEIHLNPDASYVYMVSNNTIFGTQWREFPNTGDVPLVADMSSDILSRVIDVSRFGLIFAGAQKNLGPAGVTVVIIRKDLAERASHQLPTMLQYRTHIKHNSLYNTPPTFAIYIVWLVMEWVQAEGGLAVIERRNEEKAQLLYNAIDHSEFYYCPVEKQDRSRMNVILRIRGDNEELESRFAQEAKAAGLTDLKGHRSVGGLRASIYNAQPIEGVKALIEFMREFERKYG